In Streptomyces nodosus, one DNA window encodes the following:
- a CDS encoding membrane protein, whose translation MWPGEQPPGGEQNPQHQNPYQQPGYQQPNPYQQPGYQQPNPYQQPGQPQWGPPTAVQGPKPPGPPGGFRTRFIAIGAALAVVVAGGVTGFLVLGGDKKDDAEDAKPSAAASPAVSAPASPSENPRDGEDEKPTVPGWKVVVNPKWGTAFDVPPDWQVKAPDLLIGFEPTDPKDGDKPLITMSAPAILKESWCTSDDSKDGQTHDTALAAAGTKGADGAKDTDEVARNQVAWWVYGGYTQPDKKSVNLDKKAQPYTTASGIEGSIAWARSKNTPQKGKCASDGKAVTFGFKNSKDDFVAWSFYGATGVKDEVPDATIMKILSTVRLHGAPTRT comes from the coding sequence ATGTGGCCAGGAGAGCAGCCGCCCGGGGGCGAGCAGAACCCGCAGCACCAGAACCCCTACCAGCAGCCGGGGTACCAGCAGCCGAACCCGTACCAGCAGCCGGGCTATCAGCAGCCGAATCCCTATCAGCAGCCGGGGCAGCCGCAGTGGGGCCCGCCCACAGCCGTGCAAGGACCGAAGCCGCCCGGCCCCCCGGGCGGCTTCCGCACCAGGTTCATCGCGATCGGGGCTGCCCTCGCCGTGGTGGTGGCCGGCGGTGTCACCGGATTTCTGGTCCTCGGCGGCGACAAGAAGGACGACGCCGAGGACGCCAAGCCGTCGGCCGCCGCCTCCCCGGCCGTCTCCGCCCCCGCCTCCCCCTCCGAGAACCCCCGTGACGGCGAGGACGAGAAGCCGACCGTTCCCGGCTGGAAGGTCGTCGTCAACCCCAAGTGGGGCACGGCCTTCGATGTCCCGCCGGACTGGCAGGTCAAGGCGCCGGACCTGCTGATCGGCTTCGAGCCCACCGATCCCAAGGACGGCGACAAGCCCCTGATCACCATGTCCGCGCCCGCGATACTCAAGGAGAGCTGGTGCACGTCCGACGACAGCAAGGACGGGCAGACGCACGACACCGCGCTGGCCGCGGCCGGGACCAAGGGTGCGGACGGGGCCAAGGACACCGATGAGGTCGCCCGCAACCAGGTGGCCTGGTGGGTGTACGGCGGCTACACCCAGCCCGACAAGAAGAGCGTGAACCTCGACAAGAAGGCGCAGCCGTACACGACCGCCTCCGGCATCGAGGGCAGCATCGCCTGGGCCCGCTCCAAGAACACACCCCAGAAGGGGAAGTGCGCCTCCGACGGCAAGGCCGTCACCTTCGGCTTCAAGAACTCCAAGGACGACTTCGTCGCATGGAGCTTCTACGGCGCCACCGGGGTGAAGGACGAGGTGCCCGATGCGACGATCATGAAGATCCTGAGCACGGTACGACTGCACGGCGCGCCGACGCGGACCTGA
- a CDS encoding HhH-GDP family DNA glycosylase, which produces MSPTTRKNPRDRTEKAVAQALLDRQEATYLAQAGVRLRNTPGPLYQALVLAMLFSARIKADIAVAAARALFEAGLRTAQSMAKASWQQRVDALGEGGYRRYDERTATMLGEGAELLLERYGGDLRKLREEDDPKKALREIPGLGPTGVDIFLRAVQTIWPEFAPYVDRKAQDGARRLGLPTSPDRLATLVSRRELARFTDGLVHAALDKPLADDVLAEAKPA; this is translated from the coding sequence ATGAGCCCCACGACCAGGAAGAACCCCCGCGACCGCACGGAGAAGGCGGTCGCCCAGGCGCTGCTGGACCGGCAGGAGGCCACCTATCTCGCCCAGGCGGGCGTCCGGCTCCGGAACACGCCCGGTCCGCTCTACCAGGCACTCGTCCTGGCCATGCTGTTCAGCGCCCGGATCAAGGCGGACATCGCGGTGGCCGCCGCACGAGCGCTCTTCGAGGCGGGCCTGCGCACCGCGCAGTCGATGGCGAAGGCGTCATGGCAGCAGCGGGTGGACGCGCTCGGCGAGGGCGGTTATCGACGGTACGACGAGCGCACCGCCACCATGCTGGGCGAGGGCGCGGAACTCCTGCTGGAGCGGTACGGCGGCGATCTGCGGAAGCTGCGCGAGGAGGACGACCCCAAGAAGGCGCTCCGGGAGATCCCCGGGCTCGGGCCCACGGGCGTCGACATCTTTCTGCGTGCCGTGCAGACGATCTGGCCGGAGTTCGCGCCCTATGTCGACCGCAAGGCGCAGGACGGCGCCAGGCGGCTGGGCCTGCCCACCTCGCCCGATCGGCTGGCGACCCTGGTGAGCAGGAGAGAGCTGGCCCGGTTCACCGACGGGCTGGTGCACGCCGCGCTGGACAAGCCGCTCGCCGACGACGTCCTCGCCGAGGCGAAGCCGGCCTAG
- a CDS encoding DUF4442 domain-containing protein, giving the protein MTVDSASTGDMLAAAVPMVRTLNLEFIEVTPERAVLRLPDQPDFHNHLGGPHAGAMFTLAESASGAIVLKAFGDQLSRAVPLAVRAEIDYKKLARGPVTATATLRRPAAEIVAELDAGGRPEFPVAVAVRREDGAVTGEMTVVWTLRPNG; this is encoded by the coding sequence ATGACAGTTGACAGCGCCTCGACGGGCGACATGCTGGCCGCGGCGGTCCCGATGGTGCGGACCTTGAACCTGGAGTTCATCGAGGTCACCCCGGAGCGCGCCGTGCTCCGGCTGCCGGACCAGCCGGACTTCCACAATCATCTCGGCGGCCCCCACGCCGGCGCGATGTTCACCCTGGCCGAGTCCGCCAGTGGCGCCATCGTGCTCAAGGCCTTCGGCGATCAGCTCTCCCGTGCCGTGCCGCTCGCGGTGCGGGCCGAGATCGACTACAAGAAGCTGGCCAGGGGGCCCGTGACGGCCACGGCGACCCTGCGCCGCCCGGCGGCCGAGATCGTCGCCGAGCTGGACGCGGGCGGACGGCCGGAGTTCCCGGTCGCCGTCGCCGTCCGGCGCGAGGACGGCGCGGTGACGGGGGAGATGACGGTGGTGTGGACCTTGCGGCCCAACGGCTGA
- a CDS encoding spermidine synthase, with the protein MSEPIPVSRTVDHGTAKLMPDVDRERAWLLTVDGAPQSYVDLDAPTHLEFEYARRLGHVLDTAAEPGRPLDVLHLGGGALTLPRYAAATRPGSRQDVVEADRGLLDLVVDQLPLPADADITLHPADARAWLEAAPPDSADVVIADVFGGSRVPAHLTTVTYARAAERVLRADGVYLANLADAAPFAFLRSQLATFATAFEELVLVAEPGVLRGRRFGNALLIASHRPFDIAALARRTAADVFPARVEHGPALRDFLGDARPVDDENAVPSPEPPDGAFTIG; encoded by the coding sequence GTGAGTGAGCCCATACCCGTCAGCCGGACCGTCGATCACGGCACCGCCAAGTTGATGCCCGATGTGGACCGGGAGCGGGCCTGGCTGCTGACGGTCGACGGGGCGCCGCAGTCGTATGTCGATCTGGACGCGCCGACGCATCTGGAGTTCGAGTACGCGCGCCGGCTGGGCCATGTCCTGGACACCGCGGCGGAGCCGGGACGCCCCCTGGACGTGCTGCACCTCGGCGGGGGCGCACTCACCCTGCCGCGCTACGCCGCCGCGACCCGGCCCGGCTCACGGCAGGACGTGGTCGAGGCCGACCGGGGCCTGCTGGACCTGGTCGTGGACCAGCTGCCGCTGCCCGCCGACGCCGATATCACCCTGCACCCGGCGGACGCGCGGGCCTGGCTGGAGGCCGCTCCGCCGGACTCCGCCGATGTCGTGATCGCGGACGTCTTCGGCGGCTCACGGGTCCCCGCCCATCTCACGACGGTGACCTACGCCCGGGCGGCCGAGCGGGTGCTGCGTGCGGACGGCGTCTATCTGGCGAACCTCGCCGACGCCGCGCCCTTCGCCTTTCTGCGCTCCCAACTCGCCACGTTCGCCACCGCGTTCGAGGAGCTGGTGCTGGTCGCCGAGCCGGGTGTGCTGCGCGGCCGCCGGTTCGGCAACGCCCTGCTGATCGCCTCACACCGGCCCTTCGACATCGCCGCCCTCGCCCGCCGCACCGCAGCGGACGTGTTCCCGGCCCGGGTCGAACACGGCCCGGCACTCCGGGACTTCCTGGGCGACGCCCGGCCCGTGGACGACGAGAACGCGGTCCCCTCGCCCGAACCGCCCGACGGGGCGTTCACCATCGGCTGA
- a CDS encoding TVP38/TMEM64 family protein — translation MLDATTRSGGTATEPPPVVTEFTAPSPTATAVPLGLPARCTRVLLSPWARLALLVVLLAGAASCVLLFEPQRLLTEGWPPRLGGAAAAVVFGLAYGLCTVAFVPRPLLNLAAGALFGSQLGTGAALAGTVLGAGLAFGLGRVLGQDALRPLLRGRWLRAADGQLSRHGFRSMMAARLFPGVPFWAANYCAAVSRMRWAPYLIATALGSIPNTAAYVVAGARASRPTSPAFLIAMALITVPAVVGSVMAWRKRHHLSAR, via the coding sequence GTGCTTGACGCCACCACCCGCTCCGGGGGCACCGCCACGGAACCGCCCCCGGTCGTCACGGAGTTCACCGCCCCGTCACCCACTGCCACGGCCGTACCGCTCGGCCTCCCCGCCCGCTGCACCAGGGTGCTGCTCTCGCCCTGGGCGCGGCTGGCCCTGCTGGTGGTGCTGCTCGCCGGGGCGGCGTCCTGTGTGCTGCTTTTCGAGCCGCAGCGGCTGCTGACCGAGGGCTGGCCGCCGCGGCTCGGGGGCGCCGCCGCGGCGGTCGTCTTCGGGCTGGCGTACGGGCTGTGCACGGTCGCGTTCGTGCCGCGCCCGCTGCTCAACCTGGCGGCGGGCGCGCTGTTCGGCTCTCAGCTGGGCACCGGCGCGGCGCTCGCCGGAACGGTGCTCGGCGCCGGGCTCGCCTTCGGACTCGGCCGGGTGCTCGGCCAGGACGCGCTGCGCCCGCTGCTGCGGGGCCGCTGGCTGAGGGCGGCGGACGGTCAGCTCAGCCGCCATGGTTTCCGCTCGATGATGGCGGCCCGGTTGTTCCCGGGAGTGCCGTTCTGGGCGGCCAACTACTGCGCGGCCGTCTCCCGGATGCGCTGGGCGCCCTACCTGATCGCGACGGCGCTCGGCTCGATCCCGAACACGGCCGCCTATGTCGTCGCCGGCGCCCGCGCCTCCCGGCCGACCTCGCCGGCCTTTCTGATCGCGATGGCCCTCATCACGGTGCCCGCGGTGGTCGGCTCGGTGATGGCCTGGCGCAAGCGCCACCACCTGAGCGCCCGTTGA
- the tuf gene encoding elongation factor Tu, giving the protein MPKTAYVRTKPHLNIGTMGHVDHGKTTLTAAITKVLAGRGTGTFVPFDRIDRAPEEAARGITINIAHVEYETDTRHYAHVDMPGHADYVKNMVTGAAQLDGAILVVSALDGIMPQTAEHVLLARQVGVDHIVVALNKADAGDEELTDLVELEVRELLSAQGYPGDSVPVVRVSGLKALEGDPRWTASIEALLDAVDTYVPLPERYLDAPFLLPVENVLTITGRGTVVTGAVERGTVRVGDRVEVLGAGLESVVTGLETFGKPMTEAQAGDNVALLLRGVARDAVRRGHVVAAPGSVTPSRRFSARVYVLSAGEGGRTTPVATGYRPQFYIRTADVVGDVDLGETAVARPGDTVGMTVELGREVPLEPGLGFAIREGGRTVGAGTVTSVG; this is encoded by the coding sequence ATGCCCAAGACGGCATATGTGCGCACCAAACCGCACCTGAACATCGGCACCATGGGCCACGTCGACCATGGCAAGACCACCCTGACCGCCGCCATCACCAAGGTCCTCGCCGGGCGCGGCACCGGCACCTTCGTCCCGTTCGACCGGATCGACCGGGCCCCGGAGGAGGCCGCACGCGGTATCACCATCAACATCGCGCACGTCGAGTACGAGACCGACACCCGGCACTACGCGCATGTGGACATGCCGGGTCACGCCGACTACGTCAAGAACATGGTCACCGGCGCCGCGCAACTCGACGGGGCGATCCTGGTCGTCTCCGCGCTCGACGGGATCATGCCGCAGACCGCCGAACATGTGCTGCTCGCCCGGCAGGTGGGGGTGGACCACATCGTCGTCGCGCTGAACAAGGCCGACGCGGGCGACGAGGAACTCACCGACCTGGTCGAGCTGGAGGTCCGCGAGCTGCTGTCCGCCCAGGGCTATCCCGGGGACTCCGTACCGGTGGTACGCGTCTCCGGGCTCAAGGCCCTGGAGGGCGACCCCCGTTGGACGGCCTCGATCGAGGCGCTGCTGGACGCGGTGGACACCTATGTGCCGCTGCCCGAGCGGTATCTGGACGCCCCGTTCCTGCTCCCGGTGGAGAACGTGCTCACCATCACCGGCCGCGGCACGGTCGTCACGGGCGCCGTCGAGCGCGGCACGGTCCGGGTGGGCGACCGGGTCGAGGTGCTCGGCGCCGGACTGGAGAGCGTGGTCACCGGTCTGGAGACCTTCGGCAAGCCCATGACGGAGGCGCAGGCCGGCGACAATGTGGCGCTGCTGCTGCGCGGGGTGGCGCGTGACGCGGTGCGCCGCGGGCATGTCGTCGCGGCACCCGGCAGTGTCACGCCCAGCCGCCGGTTCTCGGCGCGGGTCTATGTCCTGTCGGCGGGCGAGGGCGGCCGTACGACGCCGGTGGCCACCGGCTACCGGCCCCAGTTCTACATCAGGACCGCGGATGTGGTCGGCGACGTCGACCTGGGCGAGACCGCCGTGGCCCGGCCCGGCGACACGGTCGGGATGACCGTGGAACTGGGCCGGGAGGTCCCGCTGGAGCCCGGCCTCGGCTTCGCGATCCGCGAGGGCGGCCGGACGGTCGGCGCGGGCACGGTGACCTCCGTGGGCTGA